Below is a genomic region from bacterium.
GAAATTTAAAACGGTTTAACGCCCTTTCGCCTGAAAAAAAAGCGGAAGTTAAGCGTAACTGGAAAAGGATGCAGAATTTATCGGTAACGGACAGAAAAAGGATTTTATTAAATTATGAAAAATGGAAAAATTTACCTCCCGGGAAAAGAGAAGAATTAAAAAAGTTATATAATAAGTTTAAAGAAATGCGGTCTGAAGAACGCAGGCTTTTTTGGGAGAAACAAAAACGCTGGCAGTCTTTGACCCCTGAAGAAAAGAGGCGTTTACGGCAGGAATACCAGATAAGAGAAAGAAACCGCAAAAGACCGCCTCCGCGGGAATAAAAATTTTTTAAAAATTTAATTGAAACTTTTTTTGGAGAATTATTGGTATAATAAAATATAATTAAAAAGAAAGGAGTGTAATTCATGAAAAATAAAGCAGTAAGCATATTTTTGACAGTATTTGTGTTTTCCGTTTTTTTTACCGGATGCAATATGTTTGGAAAAGATGACGAAAATAATCC
It encodes:
- a CDS encoding DUF3106 domain-containing protein, with protein sequence MKKKNKIMFILAVNLCIFLGWKGPFVFAGVDNPGIKVNGALIEKWKRLSPKEREMIRDRYRLFKDIPLSERESFKRNLKRFNALSPEKKAEVKRNWKRMQNLSVTDRKRILLNYEKWKNLPPGKREELKKLYNKFKEMRSEERRLFWEKQKRWQSLTPEEKRRLRQEYQIRERNRKRPPPRE